The following are encoded in a window of Sinorhizobium sojae CCBAU 05684 genomic DNA:
- a CDS encoding energy-coupling factor transporter transmembrane component T family protein: MLTSLYVEGQTWFHRAPVRAKLIALLALSIALFTTNSLLLLLPAFLFCGGLYFSLGLTLRQAFARVGFVFFTILVLALVNLFLIPVPDVFALVLRLMALVLFAAAVTATTTIGAFMDAVTALLRPIERLGLVQAADVSLALGLVLRFVPDIFARYQAIREAHRARGVPIRSLTIIGPLIILTLKDADTIAAAIDARGFRRQ, translated from the coding sequence ATGCTGACGAGCCTCTATGTCGAGGGCCAGACCTGGTTTCACCGCGCGCCGGTGCGGGCGAAGCTGATTGCCCTCCTCGCCCTCAGCATCGCGCTCTTTACGACCAACTCATTGTTGCTGCTGCTGCCGGCATTTCTGTTCTGCGGCGGACTCTATTTCTCGCTCGGCCTGACGCTTCGCCAGGCGTTTGCGCGCGTCGGCTTCGTCTTCTTCACCATCCTGGTGCTCGCCCTCGTCAATCTCTTTCTCATTCCGGTCCCTGACGTGTTTGCCCTCGTCCTCAGGCTCATGGCGCTCGTCCTCTTTGCCGCGGCCGTCACGGCGACGACGACGATCGGCGCGTTCATGGACGCGGTGACGGCTCTGTTGAGGCCGATCGAGCGCCTGGGCCTGGTTCAAGCGGCCGATGTCAGCCTCGCGCTCGGCCTCGTGCTGCGCTTCGTTCCCGATATCTTCGCCCGCTACCAGGCTATCAGGGAGGCGCATCGCGCACGCGGAGTGCCGATCAGGTCGCTCACGATCATCGGTCCGCTCATCATCCTGACGTTGAAAGATGCGGATACGATTGCGGCCGCCATTGACGCCCGCGGTTTTCGCCGTCAATGA
- a CDS encoding energy-coupling factor ABC transporter ATP-binding protein: protein MDIRLTDCSVRFGDRVALHPLALTLNERRIGIIGLNGCGKTTFARLINGLVKPTTGRVEVNGLDTVKDDRAVLAEAGFIFQNPQHQLIMPIVSDDIAFGLKNRGLPAKEISLRTEAVLQRFGVSHLARRRVHELSGGETQLVAMASVVVTGPKILILDEPTNQLDLRNRRMVAETIEALDEDTIVITHDLGLVEGVERLLLFHEGRLIADGSPGETIRHYHEVAGC, encoded by the coding sequence TTGGATATCCGCCTTACCGATTGTTCTGTCCGCTTCGGCGATAGGGTCGCGCTTCACCCGCTGGCCCTCACCCTCAATGAACGGCGCATCGGCATCATCGGTCTCAACGGCTGCGGCAAGACCACTTTCGCCCGGCTGATCAACGGCCTCGTCAAGCCGACGACGGGGCGCGTCGAGGTCAATGGTCTCGATACGGTCAAGGACGACCGGGCCGTGCTCGCCGAGGCCGGCTTCATCTTCCAGAACCCGCAGCACCAGTTGATCATGCCGATCGTCTCCGACGACATCGCCTTCGGCCTGAAGAATCGCGGTCTGCCGGCCAAGGAGATCTCACTTCGAACGGAGGCGGTGCTGCAGCGCTTCGGCGTCAGCCATCTCGCCAGGCGGCGGGTGCACGAGCTGTCAGGAGGCGAGACGCAGCTGGTCGCCATGGCGAGCGTCGTCGTCACCGGGCCGAAAATCCTGATCCTCGACGAGCCGACCAACCAGCTCGACCTGCGCAATCGCCGCATGGTCGCAGAAACGATCGAGGCGCTCGACGAGGACACGATCGTCATCACCCACGATCTGGGGCTCGTCGAAGGCGTCGAGCGGCTTTTGCTCTTTCACGAGGGCAGGCTGATCGCCGATGGGAGCCCGGGCGAGACCATCCGGCACTACCACGAGGTCGCCGGATGCTGA
- a CDS encoding winged helix-turn-helix domain-containing protein codes for MTIRLSNRDARRIFLSTQGLSTAPHRALGKEGLLQLIHDIGFVQVDSIATVERAHHQILFSRNQTYRREHLTELLEKDGELFEHWTHDASIIPSSFFVYWKHRFKWEAETLSERWRKWRGDGFDAGCDETYERIASNGAVMARDLKEEDHESGGWWNWHPSKTALEVLWRQGRLAIARRENFQKVYDLTERVIPARHYEGDVGHEEFVDWACRSALERLGFATHGEIAAFWDLVSPGEAKTWVAAHRDELCEVAIDTANGGKPRPSYAFAGFPNTLGEIADPPGRIRVLSPFDPLLRDRNRTERLFGFFYRIEVFVPEPKREYGYYVFPLLESDRLIGRIDMKADRKRGSLDVRRLWLEPGVRATSGRMEKLAAELDRIARFAGVGEIKLLDGWNAGMST; via the coding sequence ATGACGATTCGCCTCTCCAATCGCGATGCCCGGCGCATCTTTCTTTCCACGCAGGGTCTCTCTACCGCGCCGCACCGCGCGCTCGGCAAGGAAGGGCTGCTTCAGCTCATCCACGACATCGGCTTCGTGCAGGTGGACAGCATTGCGACCGTCGAGCGCGCCCATCACCAGATCCTGTTTTCCCGCAACCAGACTTACCGTCGGGAGCACCTGACGGAGCTTCTCGAAAAGGACGGCGAGCTCTTCGAGCATTGGACGCATGACGCCTCGATCATTCCGAGCAGTTTCTTCGTCTATTGGAAGCACCGCTTCAAATGGGAAGCCGAAACGCTTAGCGAGCGCTGGCGCAAGTGGCGCGGCGACGGGTTCGATGCCGGTTGCGATGAGACCTATGAACGGATCGCAAGCAACGGCGCGGTCATGGCGCGTGATCTCAAGGAGGAGGATCACGAGTCCGGCGGCTGGTGGAACTGGCACCCGTCGAAGACGGCGCTCGAAGTGTTGTGGAGGCAGGGCAGGCTCGCCATCGCCCGGCGCGAGAACTTCCAGAAGGTCTATGATCTCACCGAACGTGTCATTCCCGCGCGTCATTACGAGGGCGATGTCGGCCACGAGGAATTCGTCGACTGGGCCTGCCGCAGCGCACTTGAGCGGCTCGGTTTTGCGACCCATGGCGAGATCGCCGCTTTCTGGGATCTCGTATCGCCGGGGGAGGCCAAGACCTGGGTGGCGGCCCATCGCGACGAGCTCTGCGAGGTCGCCATCGACACCGCCAATGGCGGCAAGCCCCGCCCGTCCTACGCCTTCGCAGGCTTTCCCAACACGCTCGGCGAGATTGCCGATCCGCCCGGCCGCATCCGGGTGCTGAGCCCTTTCGACCCTTTGCTGCGCGACCGCAACCGCACCGAACGACTCTTCGGCTTCTTCTATCGCATCGAGGTTTTCGTGCCCGAACCGAAGCGCGAATATGGCTACTATGTTTTTCCGCTGCTCGAAAGCGACCGCCTGATCGGCCGCATCGACATGAAAGCCGACCGCAAGCGCGGCAGCCTCGACGTGCGCCGCCTTTGGCTGGAGCCGGGCGTCAGGGCCACGTCCGGCCGCATGGAGAAGCTTGCCGCAGAACTTGACCGCATCGCCCGCTTTGCCGGCGTCGGCGAGATCAAGCTGCTCGACGGTTGGAACGCCGGCATGTCCACCTGA
- the tldD gene encoding metalloprotease TldD — protein MDTNLISLFDADEATVRKVLSETLSGADDGELFLEHSQAEVLSFDNGRLKGGSFNTDQGFGLRAVAGDAVGYAHAGELSLSALKRASDAVGQVTRGYSGSYAAAPQRTNKKLYGDENPIGEPTFDAKVRLLQEIDAFLRAKEPKVRQVSATVSASWQVVDILRADGHRVHDVRPMTRINISVVVGEGDRQETGTFGTGGRRGFGDLIVEDNWKRGADEALRQALVNLSAIDAPAGTMDVVLASGWPGVMLHEAVGHGLEGDFNRKRTSAFAGLMGEQVAAKGVTVVDDGTIEARRGSISVDDEGTPSGYNVLIEDGKLVGYMQDRQNARLMGMEPTGNGRRQGYAHVPMPRMTNTYMLAGGHTPEEILASVKKGIYAVSFGGGQVDITSGKFVFGCTEAYLIEDGKIGAPVKGAMLIGNGPEAMRRVTMVGNDMKLDTGIGNCGKGGQWVPVGVGQPHLRMDQITVGGTQA, from the coding sequence ATGGACACCAACCTGATAAGCCTCTTCGACGCGGACGAGGCGACGGTCCGCAAGGTTCTCTCCGAAACGCTTTCCGGGGCCGATGACGGCGAGCTCTTCCTGGAGCATTCACAGGCGGAGGTGCTCTCCTTCGACAATGGCCGCCTGAAGGGCGGCAGCTTCAATACCGACCAGGGCTTCGGTCTCAGGGCGGTGGCCGGCGATGCCGTCGGCTACGCCCATGCCGGGGAACTGTCGCTCTCGGCCTTGAAGCGGGCGTCGGACGCGGTCGGGCAGGTGACTCGCGGCTACTCGGGGAGCTACGCCGCAGCCCCGCAACGCACGAATAAGAAGCTCTACGGCGACGAGAACCCGATCGGCGAACCGACTTTCGACGCCAAGGTGAGGCTGCTGCAGGAAATCGATGCCTTTCTGCGCGCCAAGGAGCCGAAGGTCCGGCAGGTGAGCGCGACGGTCTCCGCCAGCTGGCAGGTGGTGGACATCCTGAGAGCCGACGGCCATCGCGTCCACGACGTCCGGCCGATGACCCGCATCAATATCTCGGTCGTGGTCGGTGAGGGCGACCGCCAGGAAACAGGCACCTTCGGCACAGGCGGCCGGCGCGGCTTCGGCGACCTCATCGTCGAAGATAACTGGAAGCGGGGCGCCGACGAGGCGTTGCGCCAGGCGCTTGTCAACCTCTCGGCGATCGATGCGCCAGCGGGCACCATGGATGTCGTGCTCGCCTCTGGCTGGCCGGGCGTGATGCTGCACGAGGCCGTCGGCCACGGCCTCGAGGGTGACTTCAATCGCAAGAGAACGTCCGCCTTCGCAGGCCTCATGGGCGAACAGGTGGCCGCCAAGGGCGTGACCGTCGTCGACGACGGCACGATTGAAGCGCGGCGCGGCTCGATCTCGGTCGACGACGAGGGTACGCCGTCGGGCTACAACGTGCTCATCGAAGATGGCAAGCTCGTCGGCTATATGCAGGATCGTCAGAATGCCCGCCTCATGGGCATGGAGCCGACCGGAAACGGCCGCCGCCAGGGTTATGCCCATGTGCCGATGCCGCGTATGACCAACACCTACATGCTCGCCGGCGGCCACACGCCGGAAGAGATCCTCGCATCGGTGAAGAAGGGCATCTACGCCGTATCCTTCGGCGGCGGTCAGGTGGACATCACTTCCGGCAAATTCGTGTTCGGCTGCACCGAGGCCTATCTGATCGAGGATGGCAAGATCGGTGCACCGGTGAAAGGCGCGATGCTGATCGGCAACGGACCCGAGGCGATGCGCCGGGTGACGATGGTCGGCAACGATATGAAGCTCGACACCGGCATCGGCAATTGTGGCAAAGGGGGGCAATGGGTGCCCGTCGGCGTCGGACAGCCGCATCTGCGAATGGACCAGATCACCGTGGGCGGTACACAAGCGTAA
- a CDS encoding D-alanyl-D-alanine carboxypeptidase family protein produces MKNFHLALATMATFLVVTSSAFAGNASLVLDARSGRVLAAENADDLNHPASLTKMMTLYLTFEALRRGDIGWETKVPMSKEAARKPPTKLRVKAGDSITVREAVYSIIVQSANDAAAAMAERLGGSEANFARMMNARARRLGMNRTVFVNASGLPASQQVTTARDMARLAVALIRDFPAEYRLFSMQSFNFRGRTIRGHNNLMYRYQGMDGIKTGYTNASGFNLVSAVKVGNRRVIGVVLGGRTAKSRDNKMAALLDQHLGRAGSTTVVANRTIDRVEVDTLPGVSLSYVDLAPAGAGDAGAAIQAVVPSERPTAIAATESAASGYWQIQISTMSTAEGARKILVEAQSAGGAALLGASPHTKAAGTGSRRQYHARFIGFASREAAASACDILKKRSYDCKLLPDRG; encoded by the coding sequence ATGAAGAACTTTCACCTTGCCTTGGCGACGATGGCGACATTCCTCGTTGTCACCTCATCGGCATTTGCCGGCAACGCGTCTCTCGTTCTCGACGCCCGCAGCGGCCGGGTGCTTGCCGCCGAGAACGCCGACGACCTCAATCATCCGGCATCGCTTACCAAGATGATGACGCTCTATCTAACCTTCGAAGCGTTGCGGCGGGGCGACATCGGCTGGGAAACGAAAGTGCCGATGTCGAAGGAGGCCGCCCGCAAGCCACCCACCAAGTTGCGCGTCAAGGCGGGCGACTCGATCACCGTCCGGGAGGCGGTCTATAGCATAATCGTGCAATCGGCCAATGATGCGGCCGCGGCCATGGCTGAGAGGCTCGGAGGTTCTGAAGCGAACTTCGCTCGAATGATGAACGCCAGGGCCCGCCGGCTCGGCATGAACCGCACCGTCTTCGTCAACGCATCCGGCCTGCCGGCAAGCCAGCAGGTCACGACGGCACGCGATATGGCGAGGCTCGCCGTCGCGCTTATTCGGGATTTCCCGGCCGAATACCGGCTTTTCTCGATGCAGAGCTTCAATTTCCGTGGCCGCACGATTCGCGGCCACAACAATCTCATGTACCGCTACCAGGGCATGGACGGCATCAAGACCGGTTATACCAACGCCTCCGGCTTTAATCTCGTGAGCGCGGTAAAGGTCGGCAATCGGCGGGTGATCGGCGTGGTGCTCGGAGGCCGGACGGCAAAAAGCCGCGACAACAAGATGGCCGCTCTCCTTGATCAGCATCTGGGCCGGGCCGGCTCGACCACGGTGGTCGCAAACCGGACGATCGATCGGGTCGAGGTCGATACCTTGCCCGGCGTTTCGCTCTCCTATGTCGACCTCGCCCCCGCGGGCGCCGGAGACGCTGGCGCTGCCATCCAAGCGGTCGTGCCCTCGGAGCGCCCGACCGCGATCGCCGCGACCGAGTCGGCAGCGAGCGGGTACTGGCAGATACAGATCTCGACCATGTCGACCGCAGAAGGCGCGCGCAAGATCCTCGTCGAAGCACAATCGGCCGGTGGCGCGGCGCTGCTCGGCGCGTCGCCGCACACCAAGGCCGCAGGCACCGGCTCCCGCAGGCAATACCATGCACGCTTCATCGGCTTTGCGAGCCGCGAGGCGGCGGCATCCGCCTGCGACATACTGAAGAAGCGCTCCTACGACTGCAAACTGCTCCCCGACCGGGGATAG